A genomic window from Camelina sativa cultivar DH55 chromosome 2, Cs, whole genome shotgun sequence includes:
- the LOC104735659 gene encoding rab3 GTPase-activating protein catalytic subunit-like isoform X3: MGTVFTRRFEADRIGSQVPVKLMHLEGLYELFVSKFVYSGVDFSMHNFKVHFMMRLTYQTFPYDEEDDEDDMDELMGDKADTTENSGSESRNKVLWDDDCPWSEWYSAEDPLRGFELVVTWADRTVESTLEMAELENASPHDAEKWIMHPILSPYLGDPSLGKRIDFASQLLCLVEALDTSFTAQFMEDFVSVENPSSENLKTSVVIPPPSVLDRVIKDLFREGSKLPDFTKGEHKFSRALKAAPLESLFTQFCLHSLWFGNCNIRAIAFLWIEFVREVRWCWEETQPLPKMPFDGSIDLSTCLINQKLHLLAICIEKKREMNEEFLDCIGSDDSSDASVSMEENHKVDKRRNKSSEADLQRKRDSSIAEYTSNRPRFERKTERTNSENQSPTFRRGSAGPVGTMMLLKSHQRLHAPFTQDPPLMTEDMHEERLQAVEAFGDSLNVPGQLEKDILLSDMSAFKAANPEAVFEDFIRWHSPGDWESLEPKTSETSAGPITEGSKDKWPPCGRLSQRMSDQGNLWRKSWNDAPALQADDQKPLLDPNREGEKIVHYLETVRPDQLLEQMVCTAFRGSADTLNLTKFGNMRQMTSKLEQLYLIIKSTLGALQRNNLPDKGKTVKDLKRLCVVFENVEKLVTVAASIHRKFLDASRLAQVIFNDFYTIYSPTMGMNSNEEENKSRTEMEVSRQEVSLRERQVVSNLFAPPSANQSWRKVLSMGNLLNGHEPILREIIFSTGDDVNNGIHYAAAADVAATNYRKGEEIETHRMYVSGTSNDLRVGLSVTSCD, from the exons ATGGGCACTGTTTTTACTAGAAGATTTGAAGCAGATCGTATTGGCAGCCAAGTCCCCGTGAAACTCATGCACCTGGAAGGGCTATATGAGTTGTTTGTTTCTAAGTTT gTTTATTCAGGAGTGGACTTCTCAATGCATAATTTCAAAGTCCACTTTATGATGAGGCTAACATACCAAACCTTCCCATATGATGAGGAGGATGACGAAGATGATATGGATGAGCTTATGGGTGACAAAGCAGACACTACGGAAAACAGTGGTTCTGAGTCACGCAACAAGGTGCTCTGGGATGATGACTGTCCTTGGAGTGAGTGGTACTCTGCTGAAGATCCACTTAGAG GTTTCGAATTGGTGGTCACATGGGCTGACAGGACTGTAGAAAGCACTCTTGAGATGGCTGAACTTGAAAATGCTTCACCCCATGATGCTGAGAAGTGGATTATGCACCCAATCCTCTCACCATATCT GGGCGATCCTTCACTTGggaaaagaattgattttgctTCCCAACTACTTTGCTTAGTTGAAGCATTGGATACGTCCTTCACAGCTCAGTTTATGGAGGATTTTGTGTCAG TGGAAAATCCAAGCTCTGAAAATTTAAAGACCTCAGTGGTCATACCTCCTCCGTCAGTTCTTGATCGGGTGATTAAAGATCTCTTTCGTGAGG GATCTAAACTCCCAGATTTTACTAAAGGCGAACACAAGTTTTCTCGAGCTCTTAAGGCTGCACCGCTTGAATCTCTTTTTACACAATTCTGTTTGCACTCACTGTGGTTTGGCAACTGCAATATCCGTG CCATTGCCTTCCTCTGGATAGAGTTTGTCCGTGAAGTTCGATGGTGTTGGGAAGAGACACAGCCGTTGCCGAAAATGCCATTTGACGGTTCTATTGATTTGTCCACTTGTTTGATCAACCAGAAGTTGCACCTG CTTGCAATTTGCATCGAGAAAAAACGTGAAATGAATGAAGAGTTCCTAGACTGTATAGGAAGTGATGACAGTTCAGACGCTTCTGTTTCTATGGAG GAAAACCACAAGGTCGACAAGAGAAGAAATAAATCCTCAGAAGCAGATCTGCAGAGGAAACGTGACAG TTCAATTGCAGAATATACTTCTAATAGACCGAGATTTGAGAGGAAAACTGAACGCACAAATTCTGAGAACCAAAGCCCAACCTTCAGGAGGGGCTCAGCTGGCCCAGTGGGGACTATGATGCTCTTGAAGTCTCATCAGCGGCTCCATGCCCCATTTACTCAG GATCCACCTCTTATGACTGAAGACATGCATGAAGAAAGACTCCAAGCTGTTGAAGCGTTTGGTGATTCCCTT AACGTTCCTGGCCAGCTGGAGAAAGACATCTTATTATCTG ACATGTCGGCATTCAAAGCGGCAAACCCAGAGGCAGTGTTTGAGGACTTTATCAGATGGCATTCACCTGGAGATTGGGAAAGCCTTGAACCTAAAACCTCGGAAACATCAGCAGGCCCCATCACCGAAGGCTCGAAAGATAAATGGCCTCCTTGTGGGCGTCTTTCTCAACGGATGTCTGATCAAGGAAACTTGTGGAGAAAAAGTTGGAACGATGCACCCGCTTTGCAAGCTGATGATCAAAAGCCTCTCCTAGACCCGAACCGAGAGGGAGAGAAG ATTGTTCATTACCTGGAAACAGTGCGGCCTGATCAGCTTCTTGAGCAAATGGTCTGCACAGCCTTCAGAGGATCAGCCGACACTCTTAACCTGACAAAATTCGGGAACATGAGACAAATGACCTCTAAACTGGAGCAACTCTACCTCATCATCAAATCTACTTTGGGGGCTCTACAAC GCAACAATCTTCCGGATAAAGGAAAAACCGTCAAAGACCTGAAACGTCTCTGCGTGGTCTTTGAAAACGTGGAGAAGTTGGTAACGGTAGCGGCATCTATTCACAGAAAGTTCCTGGACGCATCACGACTTGCTCAAGTAATATTCAACGACTTCTACACCATTTATTCCCCAACAATGGGAATGAACTCAAATGAGGAAGAGAACAAAAGCAGGACG GAGATGGAAGTAAGTAGACAAGAAgtgagtttgagagagagacaagtGGTGTCTAACCTGTTCGCGCCGCCATCGGCGAACCAGTCATGGAGAAAGGTGCTGAGTATGGGGAATCTTCTAAACGGACATGAACCCATTCTCAGAGAGATCATTTTCTCCACCGGAGACGATGTCAACAACGGCATCCATTACGCTGCAGCTGCTGACGTGGCGGCCACCAATTACCGGAAGGGAGAAGAAATCGAGACACACCGAATGTACGTGTCTGGAACATCTAACGATCTCCGAGTTGGACTCTCTGTTACTTCTTGtgattga
- the LOC104735659 gene encoding rab3 GTPase-activating protein catalytic subunit-like isoform X1: MASTSKFNPLEEEDDDDVEEEVQHFDDFTLASSWERFISDIEATCRQWLANGPKNLVEKGAVAVEDSKNLFTVKHELKDVSKSYCMEFYFLIDNGGSQQAGLDNWNSNSHDLQLCFGVKDFLLIAPQSASGVLLDTPESSKLLSAVAIALSNCGSLWPAFVPVHDPSRKAYIGIQNMGTVFTRRFEADRIGSQVPVKLMHLEGLYELFVSKFVYSGVDFSMHNFKVHFMMRLTYQTFPYDEEDDEDDMDELMGDKADTTENSGSESRNKVLWDDDCPWSEWYSAEDPLRGFELVVTWADRTVESTLEMAELENASPHDAEKWIMHPILSPYLGDPSLGKRIDFASQLLCLVEALDTSFTAQFMEDFVSVENPSSENLKTSVVIPPPSVLDRVIKDLFREGSKLPDFTKGEHKFSRALKAAPLESLFTQFCLHSLWFGNCNIRAIAFLWIEFVREVRWCWEETQPLPKMPFDGSIDLSTCLINQKLHLLAICIEKKREMNEEFLDCIGSDDSSDASVSMEENHKVDKRRNKSSEADLQRKRDSSIAEYTSNRPRFERKTERTNSENQSPTFRRGSAGPVGTMMLLKSHQRLHAPFTQDPPLMTEDMHEERLQAVEAFGDSLNVPGQLEKDILLSDMSAFKAANPEAVFEDFIRWHSPGDWESLEPKTSETSAGPITEGSKDKWPPCGRLSQRMSDQGNLWRKSWNDAPALQADDQKPLLDPNREGEKIVHYLETVRPDQLLEQMVCTAFRGSADTLNLTKFGNMRQMTSKLEQLYLIIKSTLGALQRNNLPDKGKTVKDLKRLCVVFENVEKLVTVAASIHRKFLDASRLAQVIFNDFYTIYSPTMGMNSNEEENKSRTEMEVSRQEVSLRERQVVSNLFAPPSANQSWRKVLSMGNLLNGHEPILREIIFSTGDDVNNGIHYAAAADVAATNYRKGEEIETHRMYVSGTSNDLRVGLSVTSCD; the protein is encoded by the exons atggCTTCTACAAGCAAATTTAATcctctcgaagaagaagatgatgatgatgtggaagAAGAG GTGCAACATTTCGATGATTTTACTCTAGCTTCTTCCTGGGAAAG GTTTATTTCAGATATTGAAGCAACTTGTCGTCAATGGTTAGCTAATGGTCCCAAAAACCTGGTG GAAAAAGGTGCCGTTGCAGTGGAAGATTCAAAGAATTTGTTTACAGTCAAACACGAACTTAAAGATGTCTCAAAGAGCTATTGCATGGAGTTCTACTTTCTAATTGATAATGGTGGTAGCCAACAAG CTGGACTTGATAATTGGAACAGTAATTCACATGATCTCCAGCTTTGCTTTGGGGTTAAGGATTTTCTG TTGATTGCTCCACAAAGTGCCAGTGGGGTGCTTCTTGATACACCAGAGTCTAGTAAGCTTCTGAGTGCGGTTGCTATTGCTTTGTCTAACTGTGGCAG CTTGTGGCCAGCCTTTGTCCCTGTGCATGACCCTTCACGCAAAGCATATATTGGAATCCAGAATATGGGCACTGTTTTTACTAGAAGATTTGAAGCAGATCGTATTGGCAGCCAAGTCCCCGTGAAACTCATGCACCTGGAAGGGCTATATGAGTTGTTTGTTTCTAAGTTT gTTTATTCAGGAGTGGACTTCTCAATGCATAATTTCAAAGTCCACTTTATGATGAGGCTAACATACCAAACCTTCCCATATGATGAGGAGGATGACGAAGATGATATGGATGAGCTTATGGGTGACAAAGCAGACACTACGGAAAACAGTGGTTCTGAGTCACGCAACAAGGTGCTCTGGGATGATGACTGTCCTTGGAGTGAGTGGTACTCTGCTGAAGATCCACTTAGAG GTTTCGAATTGGTGGTCACATGGGCTGACAGGACTGTAGAAAGCACTCTTGAGATGGCTGAACTTGAAAATGCTTCACCCCATGATGCTGAGAAGTGGATTATGCACCCAATCCTCTCACCATATCT GGGCGATCCTTCACTTGggaaaagaattgattttgctTCCCAACTACTTTGCTTAGTTGAAGCATTGGATACGTCCTTCACAGCTCAGTTTATGGAGGATTTTGTGTCAG TGGAAAATCCAAGCTCTGAAAATTTAAAGACCTCAGTGGTCATACCTCCTCCGTCAGTTCTTGATCGGGTGATTAAAGATCTCTTTCGTGAGG GATCTAAACTCCCAGATTTTACTAAAGGCGAACACAAGTTTTCTCGAGCTCTTAAGGCTGCACCGCTTGAATCTCTTTTTACACAATTCTGTTTGCACTCACTGTGGTTTGGCAACTGCAATATCCGTG CCATTGCCTTCCTCTGGATAGAGTTTGTCCGTGAAGTTCGATGGTGTTGGGAAGAGACACAGCCGTTGCCGAAAATGCCATTTGACGGTTCTATTGATTTGTCCACTTGTTTGATCAACCAGAAGTTGCACCTG CTTGCAATTTGCATCGAGAAAAAACGTGAAATGAATGAAGAGTTCCTAGACTGTATAGGAAGTGATGACAGTTCAGACGCTTCTGTTTCTATGGAG GAAAACCACAAGGTCGACAAGAGAAGAAATAAATCCTCAGAAGCAGATCTGCAGAGGAAACGTGACAG TTCAATTGCAGAATATACTTCTAATAGACCGAGATTTGAGAGGAAAACTGAACGCACAAATTCTGAGAACCAAAGCCCAACCTTCAGGAGGGGCTCAGCTGGCCCAGTGGGGACTATGATGCTCTTGAAGTCTCATCAGCGGCTCCATGCCCCATTTACTCAG GATCCACCTCTTATGACTGAAGACATGCATGAAGAAAGACTCCAAGCTGTTGAAGCGTTTGGTGATTCCCTT AACGTTCCTGGCCAGCTGGAGAAAGACATCTTATTATCTG ACATGTCGGCATTCAAAGCGGCAAACCCAGAGGCAGTGTTTGAGGACTTTATCAGATGGCATTCACCTGGAGATTGGGAAAGCCTTGAACCTAAAACCTCGGAAACATCAGCAGGCCCCATCACCGAAGGCTCGAAAGATAAATGGCCTCCTTGTGGGCGTCTTTCTCAACGGATGTCTGATCAAGGAAACTTGTGGAGAAAAAGTTGGAACGATGCACCCGCTTTGCAAGCTGATGATCAAAAGCCTCTCCTAGACCCGAACCGAGAGGGAGAGAAG ATTGTTCATTACCTGGAAACAGTGCGGCCTGATCAGCTTCTTGAGCAAATGGTCTGCACAGCCTTCAGAGGATCAGCCGACACTCTTAACCTGACAAAATTCGGGAACATGAGACAAATGACCTCTAAACTGGAGCAACTCTACCTCATCATCAAATCTACTTTGGGGGCTCTACAAC GCAACAATCTTCCGGATAAAGGAAAAACCGTCAAAGACCTGAAACGTCTCTGCGTGGTCTTTGAAAACGTGGAGAAGTTGGTAACGGTAGCGGCATCTATTCACAGAAAGTTCCTGGACGCATCACGACTTGCTCAAGTAATATTCAACGACTTCTACACCATTTATTCCCCAACAATGGGAATGAACTCAAATGAGGAAGAGAACAAAAGCAGGACG GAGATGGAAGTAAGTAGACAAGAAgtgagtttgagagagagacaagtGGTGTCTAACCTGTTCGCGCCGCCATCGGCGAACCAGTCATGGAGAAAGGTGCTGAGTATGGGGAATCTTCTAAACGGACATGAACCCATTCTCAGAGAGATCATTTTCTCCACCGGAGACGATGTCAACAACGGCATCCATTACGCTGCAGCTGCTGACGTGGCGGCCACCAATTACCGGAAGGGAGAAGAAATCGAGACACACCGAATGTACGTGTCTGGAACATCTAACGATCTCCGAGTTGGACTCTCTGTTACTTCTTGtgattga
- the LOC104735659 gene encoding rab3 GTPase-activating protein catalytic subunit-like isoform X2, with protein sequence MEFYFLIDNGGSQQAGLDNWNSNSHDLQLCFGVKDFLLIAPQSASGVLLDTPESSKLLSAVAIALSNCGSLWPAFVPVHDPSRKAYIGIQNMGTVFTRRFEADRIGSQVPVKLMHLEGLYELFVSKFVYSGVDFSMHNFKVHFMMRLTYQTFPYDEEDDEDDMDELMGDKADTTENSGSESRNKVLWDDDCPWSEWYSAEDPLRGFELVVTWADRTVESTLEMAELENASPHDAEKWIMHPILSPYLGDPSLGKRIDFASQLLCLVEALDTSFTAQFMEDFVSVENPSSENLKTSVVIPPPSVLDRVIKDLFREGSKLPDFTKGEHKFSRALKAAPLESLFTQFCLHSLWFGNCNIRAIAFLWIEFVREVRWCWEETQPLPKMPFDGSIDLSTCLINQKLHLLAICIEKKREMNEEFLDCIGSDDSSDASVSMEENHKVDKRRNKSSEADLQRKRDSSIAEYTSNRPRFERKTERTNSENQSPTFRRGSAGPVGTMMLLKSHQRLHAPFTQDPPLMTEDMHEERLQAVEAFGDSLNVPGQLEKDILLSDMSAFKAANPEAVFEDFIRWHSPGDWESLEPKTSETSAGPITEGSKDKWPPCGRLSQRMSDQGNLWRKSWNDAPALQADDQKPLLDPNREGEKIVHYLETVRPDQLLEQMVCTAFRGSADTLNLTKFGNMRQMTSKLEQLYLIIKSTLGALQRNNLPDKGKTVKDLKRLCVVFENVEKLVTVAASIHRKFLDASRLAQVIFNDFYTIYSPTMGMNSNEEENKSRTEMEVSRQEVSLRERQVVSNLFAPPSANQSWRKVLSMGNLLNGHEPILREIIFSTGDDVNNGIHYAAAADVAATNYRKGEEIETHRMYVSGTSNDLRVGLSVTSCD encoded by the exons ATGGAGTTCTACTTTCTAATTGATAATGGTGGTAGCCAACAAG CTGGACTTGATAATTGGAACAGTAATTCACATGATCTCCAGCTTTGCTTTGGGGTTAAGGATTTTCTG TTGATTGCTCCACAAAGTGCCAGTGGGGTGCTTCTTGATACACCAGAGTCTAGTAAGCTTCTGAGTGCGGTTGCTATTGCTTTGTCTAACTGTGGCAG CTTGTGGCCAGCCTTTGTCCCTGTGCATGACCCTTCACGCAAAGCATATATTGGAATCCAGAATATGGGCACTGTTTTTACTAGAAGATTTGAAGCAGATCGTATTGGCAGCCAAGTCCCCGTGAAACTCATGCACCTGGAAGGGCTATATGAGTTGTTTGTTTCTAAGTTT gTTTATTCAGGAGTGGACTTCTCAATGCATAATTTCAAAGTCCACTTTATGATGAGGCTAACATACCAAACCTTCCCATATGATGAGGAGGATGACGAAGATGATATGGATGAGCTTATGGGTGACAAAGCAGACACTACGGAAAACAGTGGTTCTGAGTCACGCAACAAGGTGCTCTGGGATGATGACTGTCCTTGGAGTGAGTGGTACTCTGCTGAAGATCCACTTAGAG GTTTCGAATTGGTGGTCACATGGGCTGACAGGACTGTAGAAAGCACTCTTGAGATGGCTGAACTTGAAAATGCTTCACCCCATGATGCTGAGAAGTGGATTATGCACCCAATCCTCTCACCATATCT GGGCGATCCTTCACTTGggaaaagaattgattttgctTCCCAACTACTTTGCTTAGTTGAAGCATTGGATACGTCCTTCACAGCTCAGTTTATGGAGGATTTTGTGTCAG TGGAAAATCCAAGCTCTGAAAATTTAAAGACCTCAGTGGTCATACCTCCTCCGTCAGTTCTTGATCGGGTGATTAAAGATCTCTTTCGTGAGG GATCTAAACTCCCAGATTTTACTAAAGGCGAACACAAGTTTTCTCGAGCTCTTAAGGCTGCACCGCTTGAATCTCTTTTTACACAATTCTGTTTGCACTCACTGTGGTTTGGCAACTGCAATATCCGTG CCATTGCCTTCCTCTGGATAGAGTTTGTCCGTGAAGTTCGATGGTGTTGGGAAGAGACACAGCCGTTGCCGAAAATGCCATTTGACGGTTCTATTGATTTGTCCACTTGTTTGATCAACCAGAAGTTGCACCTG CTTGCAATTTGCATCGAGAAAAAACGTGAAATGAATGAAGAGTTCCTAGACTGTATAGGAAGTGATGACAGTTCAGACGCTTCTGTTTCTATGGAG GAAAACCACAAGGTCGACAAGAGAAGAAATAAATCCTCAGAAGCAGATCTGCAGAGGAAACGTGACAG TTCAATTGCAGAATATACTTCTAATAGACCGAGATTTGAGAGGAAAACTGAACGCACAAATTCTGAGAACCAAAGCCCAACCTTCAGGAGGGGCTCAGCTGGCCCAGTGGGGACTATGATGCTCTTGAAGTCTCATCAGCGGCTCCATGCCCCATTTACTCAG GATCCACCTCTTATGACTGAAGACATGCATGAAGAAAGACTCCAAGCTGTTGAAGCGTTTGGTGATTCCCTT AACGTTCCTGGCCAGCTGGAGAAAGACATCTTATTATCTG ACATGTCGGCATTCAAAGCGGCAAACCCAGAGGCAGTGTTTGAGGACTTTATCAGATGGCATTCACCTGGAGATTGGGAAAGCCTTGAACCTAAAACCTCGGAAACATCAGCAGGCCCCATCACCGAAGGCTCGAAAGATAAATGGCCTCCTTGTGGGCGTCTTTCTCAACGGATGTCTGATCAAGGAAACTTGTGGAGAAAAAGTTGGAACGATGCACCCGCTTTGCAAGCTGATGATCAAAAGCCTCTCCTAGACCCGAACCGAGAGGGAGAGAAG ATTGTTCATTACCTGGAAACAGTGCGGCCTGATCAGCTTCTTGAGCAAATGGTCTGCACAGCCTTCAGAGGATCAGCCGACACTCTTAACCTGACAAAATTCGGGAACATGAGACAAATGACCTCTAAACTGGAGCAACTCTACCTCATCATCAAATCTACTTTGGGGGCTCTACAAC GCAACAATCTTCCGGATAAAGGAAAAACCGTCAAAGACCTGAAACGTCTCTGCGTGGTCTTTGAAAACGTGGAGAAGTTGGTAACGGTAGCGGCATCTATTCACAGAAAGTTCCTGGACGCATCACGACTTGCTCAAGTAATATTCAACGACTTCTACACCATTTATTCCCCAACAATGGGAATGAACTCAAATGAGGAAGAGAACAAAAGCAGGACG GAGATGGAAGTAAGTAGACAAGAAgtgagtttgagagagagacaagtGGTGTCTAACCTGTTCGCGCCGCCATCGGCGAACCAGTCATGGAGAAAGGTGCTGAGTATGGGGAATCTTCTAAACGGACATGAACCCATTCTCAGAGAGATCATTTTCTCCACCGGAGACGATGTCAACAACGGCATCCATTACGCTGCAGCTGCTGACGTGGCGGCCACCAATTACCGGAAGGGAGAAGAAATCGAGACACACCGAATGTACGTGTCTGGAACATCTAACGATCTCCGAGTTGGACTCTCTGTTACTTCTTGtgattga